One window from the genome of Enterobacter asburiae encodes:
- the cobD gene encoding threonine-phosphate decarboxylase CobD, whose amino-acid sequence MSEHGGNVLETGLQLGIDPELLLDFSANINPLGLPDRVRSLIVSHLDIIMQYPDVEYRHLHQALASASRCDYDQTIAGNGETELIYGLVRTLAPRRAMLLVPGFAEYRRALQQQGCEIIDYALSEQNGFQVDASILDAVRAHRPECLFIATPNNPTGLMPDADLLDRLASLCEALQIALIVDEAFIDFLPQGSTLAPRLAKSRYLYLLRSLTKFFAIPGLRLGYLLSGNKQTIRQLKRTREPWSVNAFSALVGQYLLLDEDYIARSHAFIARERDVLWQAMTRFSSLAVWKPQANFIFFRCLRQGFDLKAALLGHHILIRHCENYPGLDRDYYRIAVRTEAENRRFIDALTHVLQG is encoded by the coding sequence ATGAGTGAGCATGGTGGTAACGTTCTGGAAACGGGGCTGCAGTTGGGGATCGATCCCGAGCTGCTGTTGGACTTTAGCGCGAACATCAATCCGCTAGGGCTGCCCGATCGCGTCAGGTCGCTCATTGTGTCCCATCTGGATATCATCATGCAGTACCCGGACGTTGAGTACCGCCATCTTCATCAGGCGCTGGCCAGCGCCAGCCGGTGTGACTATGACCAGACGATTGCCGGGAATGGCGAAACGGAGCTGATCTATGGCCTGGTGCGAACGCTTGCCCCTCGCCGGGCGATGCTGCTGGTGCCGGGTTTTGCCGAATATCGCCGGGCATTACAGCAGCAGGGCTGCGAGATAATCGACTATGCGCTGAGCGAGCAGAACGGGTTCCAGGTGGATGCTTCCATACTGGACGCCGTTCGCGCGCACAGGCCCGAATGCCTGTTCATCGCGACGCCAAACAACCCTACCGGACTCATGCCTGATGCCGATCTTCTCGACCGGCTGGCCTCGCTGTGCGAAGCGCTGCAGATTGCGCTGATTGTGGATGAAGCGTTCATCGATTTTCTGCCGCAGGGCTCCACGCTGGCGCCACGGCTGGCAAAGTCACGCTATCTTTACCTGCTGCGTTCCCTGACCAAGTTTTTTGCTATTCCCGGGCTGCGCCTTGGGTATCTGCTGAGCGGGAATAAGCAAACTATTCGCCAGCTGAAACGCACCCGCGAGCCCTGGTCCGTGAATGCCTTCTCGGCGCTGGTGGGGCAATATTTGCTGCTGGATGAGGACTATATTGCGCGCAGCCACGCCTTTATCGCCCGGGAGCGTGATGTCCTGTGGCAGGCGATGACGCGCTTTTCCTCGCTGGCGGTCTGGAAGCCGCAGGCCAACTTTATTTTCTTCCGCTGCCTGCGTCAGGGTTTCGACCTGAAGGCGGCGCTGCTCGGCCATCACATCCTCATCCGCCACTGCGAAAACTATCCCGGGCTCGATCGCGACTACTACCGGATTGCCGTGCGTACCGAAGCGGAGAACCGCCGGTTTATTGACGCGCTGACTCACGTTTTACAAGGCTAA
- the cobA gene encoding uroporphyrinogen-III C-methyltransferase has protein sequence MSKGKVWLVGAGPGDASLITVKGLHCIRHAEVIVHDRLVNPELLAQAPAGCLMIDVGKTPSHHPVPQEQINALLVKHAGEGRQVVRLKGGDPYVFGRGGEEAEQLAKDGLTFEIVPGISSAIGGLAYAGIPVTHRHYASSFHIVTGHMCQGNDPQNWHALAQINGTLIVLMGMTRLAEICQQLIEGGMSGGTPVAVVMYASQSRQQIAKGTLTDIHLEVERQKLHAPALIVIGEVVNLQEILAFTASHLALNQVVV, from the coding sequence ATGAGTAAAGGGAAGGTTTGGCTTGTAGGGGCAGGGCCTGGCGATGCGTCTTTAATTACGGTAAAAGGTCTGCACTGTATCCGCCATGCGGAGGTGATTGTTCACGATCGCCTGGTTAACCCTGAACTTCTGGCCCAGGCTCCGGCAGGCTGTCTGATGATTGATGTCGGTAAAACCCCAAGCCATCATCCGGTCCCTCAGGAACAAATCAATGCCCTGCTGGTCAAGCATGCCGGGGAAGGGCGGCAGGTGGTGCGTCTGAAAGGCGGAGACCCCTACGTTTTTGGCCGCGGGGGTGAAGAGGCAGAGCAGCTGGCGAAAGACGGCCTGACGTTCGAAATTGTGCCGGGGATCAGTTCCGCGATTGGCGGACTGGCCTATGCCGGTATCCCGGTCACTCACCGTCATTACGCCTCCAGCTTTCATATTGTGACCGGCCATATGTGCCAGGGAAACGACCCGCAAAACTGGCATGCTCTGGCACAAATCAACGGAACGCTGATTGTTCTGATGGGAATGACCCGGCTGGCGGAAATCTGCCAGCAGCTTATCGAGGGAGGCATGTCCGGCGGGACGCCGGTGGCGGTGGTGATGTATGCCAGCCAGTCTCGTCAGCAGATCGCCAAAGGCACGCTGACCGATATTCACCTCGAGGTTGAACGTCAAAAACTGCATGCTCCGGCGCTTATCGTCATCGGTGAGGTGGTCAACCTGCAGGAGATACTGGCGTTTACCGCCTCACATCTCGCGCTGAATCAGGTTGTGGTCTGA